One Methanomicrobiales archaeon genomic window carries:
- a CDS encoding V-type ATP synthase subunit I → MLKPRKMSRLLIVASKEQMAPIIREVYSHRIFHIKDHVEEKGGEFAELSIGKPLPGASEASERLVKIRSIESIVGVNPEDLQPKRRHSVQELRAAIDRDLARIADEVEGLLQERSGLEAELRDREQQMKELEPFAAVPIPLELYRGYATLAVFTGRVPRDVNIDVPHEKYFSARKEGNFIALFVPKEHQSAAEQALLAAGFAPLPVPKGEGMPERLLDAHRQEISRITAGIARVEERLQRIRTEQMEFLAASEEILTADVEQASAPLRFATTDQAFIAEGWVPTEEVPRLKSGISLATDGRVYISDHPVGMHDPAPVEYDNSRFAQPAQALIDLYSRPRYNELDPTLLVAIIFPIFFGLILGDVGYGAILLVVALALRRFLTSPEGRRLITVLLYASITSIIFGVLFSEFFGFAIPGLEPILPSRHLSIGAEAHGAGPDLTGLLMLVIWIGILQITLGRSLNTYIQYHHHGTRGLTGQVGWIAVMWGILVILWSLFPLPMMPDLTASPPVVMGLSLPGIVGAVLLVLGVVGIAMESALEIVELPTIISHTLSYARLAAVGLSSVAIAMVVNLIAIGMIIEPQLENLSAAGIVFIILGVVVLVIGHLGNTALGLIGGGLQSLRLQYVEFFTKFYRGGGIKYNPFGLLRRFTED, encoded by the coding sequence ATGCTAAAGCCTAGGAAGATGAGCCGGCTGCTCATCGTCGCCTCGAAGGAGCAGATGGCTCCCATCATCCGCGAGGTCTACTCCCACCGCATCTTCCACATCAAGGATCACGTGGAGGAGAAGGGCGGAGAGTTCGCGGAGCTCTCCATCGGGAAGCCCCTTCCGGGCGCGAGCGAGGCGTCGGAACGGCTGGTGAAGATCCGCTCCATCGAGAGCATCGTCGGTGTGAACCCGGAGGATCTGCAGCCGAAAAGACGCCACTCCGTGCAGGAGCTCCGGGCGGCAATCGACCGCGATCTCGCACGGATCGCCGACGAGGTCGAGGGGCTTCTCCAGGAGCGCTCGGGGCTCGAGGCGGAGCTGCGGGATCGCGAGCAGCAGATGAAGGAGCTCGAACCTTTTGCAGCCGTACCGATTCCCCTCGAACTCTACCGCGGCTATGCGACGCTCGCCGTCTTCACCGGCAGGGTTCCCCGGGACGTGAACATCGACGTCCCCCACGAGAAGTACTTCTCGGCGCGGAAAGAGGGCAACTTCATCGCGCTGTTCGTACCGAAGGAGCACCAGAGTGCTGCAGAGCAGGCGCTCCTGGCCGCCGGCTTCGCGCCGCTGCCCGTCCCGAAGGGCGAGGGCATGCCGGAGCGCCTCCTGGACGCTCACCGGCAGGAGATCTCCCGGATCACCGCCGGGATCGCTCGGGTCGAGGAGCGCCTCCAGCGGATCAGGACGGAGCAGATGGAGTTCCTGGCAGCATCGGAGGAGATCCTCACAGCGGATGTGGAGCAGGCGTCCGCCCCGCTGCGGTTCGCCACGACAGACCAGGCGTTCATCGCGGAGGGATGGGTTCCCACCGAGGAGGTCCCGCGCCTGAAGTCCGGCATATCCCTGGCGACGGACGGGAGGGTCTACATATCCGATCATCCTGTCGGAATGCACGATCCCGCACCGGTGGAGTATGACAATTCCCGGTTTGCGCAGCCGGCGCAGGCTCTGATCGATCTCTACTCCCGCCCGCGCTACAACGAACTCGACCCGACGCTGCTCGTCGCCATCATCTTCCCGATCTTCTTCGGGCTGATCCTGGGTGACGTCGGCTACGGGGCGATCCTGCTTGTGGTTGCGCTCGCGCTGCGCAGGTTCCTGACATCCCCGGAGGGCAGGCGATTGATCACCGTACTCCTGTACGCCAGTATCACCAGCATCATCTTCGGGGTACTCTTCTCCGAGTTCTTCGGCTTCGCGATACCAGGGCTGGAACCGATACTTCCCTCGAGGCATCTCTCGATCGGCGCCGAGGCGCATGGCGCGGGCCCGGATCTGACGGGTCTTCTCATGCTGGTGATATGGATAGGCATTCTCCAGATCACGCTCGGACGGTCCCTGAACACGTACATCCAGTATCACCACCACGGGACTCGGGGTCTCACCGGACAGGTCGGGTGGATCGCCGTGATGTGGGGCATTCTCGTCATTCTCTGGTCGCTGTTCCCCCTGCCGATGATGCCGGACCTGACCGCGTCTCCGCCCGTGGTCATGGGCCTTTCCCTTCCCGGCATCGTCGGCGCCGTGCTTCTCGTGCTGGGTGTCGTCGGGATCGCGATGGAATCCGCGCTCGAGATCGTAGAGCTGCCCACGATCATCAGCCATACGCTCTCCTATGCACGTCTGGCTGCCGTCGGGCTGTCTTCGGTTGCGATCGCGATGGTCGTGAACCTCATCGCGATCGGGATGATCATCGAGCCGCAGCTCGAAAATCTCTCAGCTGCAGGAATCGTGTTCATCATTCTCGGGGTTGTCGTCCTCGTCATCGGGCACCTGGGGAATACCGCCCTC
- a CDS encoding V-type ATPase subunit subunit G family protein, with protein MKIEVLKSIKQSEEEYNTLIQEAKAEREQKLSAARLEAEHLIAKAHAEAEEYRKRRLSDAREEAARRRAEAIKEGDARAGSLRSKGMKNLDRAVALLTARFEEQFHAKA; from the coding sequence ATGAAAATTGAGGTTTTAAAGAGCATAAAACAGTCTGAGGAAGAGTATAACACGCTCATTCAGGAAGCGAAGGCCGAAAGGGAGCAGAAACTTTCCGCTGCCAGACTGGAGGCCGAGCATCTGATCGCCAAAGCGCATGCCGAAGCCGAGGAGTACCGGAAGAGGCGGCTCTCCGATGCTCGAGAAGAAGCGGCGAGGAGACGGGCGGAAGCGATCAAGGAGGGGGACGCGCGGGCCGGGTCCCTTCGCAGCAAAGGCATGAAAAACCTCGACAGGGCGGTCGCACTGCTGACGGCGCGTTTCGAGGAGCAGTTCCATGCTAAAGCCTAG
- a CDS encoding alpha/beta hydrolase, with protein sequence MKHPLADDLLLVEGESSFLLIGRAGSGFPLYIESCEREYCEAVHPDDLVVVSAPEGGAIEPAAMLLTLIRRYHLPLVILPKEHPGSSRLKLVVAVGPEIQLSCGIRRGTHPEQHLLCSSDELSGIRLGGEEGAVVLENTPPHIRIRRLDGGGLRTA encoded by the coding sequence ATGAAGCATCCGCTAGCGGATGATCTCCTCCTCGTCGAAGGAGAATCCTCTTTTCTTCTGATTGGACGGGCGGGGAGCGGGTTTCCCCTCTACATCGAGAGCTGCGAGCGCGAATACTGCGAAGCCGTGCATCCGGACGATCTGGTCGTGGTCTCCGCACCCGAGGGGGGGGCCATCGAGCCGGCGGCGATGCTCTTAACACTCATACGCCGCTACCATCTCCCCCTCGTCATCCTCCCGAAAGAGCATCCCGGGTCCTCCCGGCTGAAACTCGTCGTGGCGGTCGGACCCGAGATCCAGCTCTCCTGCGGCATCCGGCGGGGCACGCACCCCGAGCAGCACCTTCTCTGCTCATCGGATGAGCTCTCGGGCATCCGTCTGGGGGGGGAGGAGGGAGCAGTCGTGCTGGAGAACACGCCTCCCCATATCCGGATCCGCCGCCTGGACGGCGGCGGGCTCCGCACCGCATGA
- a CDS encoding pro-sigmaK processing inhibitor BofA family protein has protein sequence MAIIEGILTLLVAIAIAVVLYWLFKRGVALIVNAIVGIVILFLINLLDLMRIFGQPDIPINWLTVLISAIGGLVGVLIIVLLHIVGISLAV, from the coding sequence ATGGCAATAATCGAAGGTATTTTAACGCTTCTTGTCGCGATCGCCATCGCAGTCGTGCTGTACTGGCTCTTCAAACGCGGAGTCGCGCTGATCGTCAACGCGATCGTCGGGATCGTGATCCTGTTCCTGATCAATCTCCTCGACCTGATGCGCATCTTCGGACAGCCGGATATCCCCATCAACTGGCTCACGGTGCTCATCAGCGCGATAGGCGGGCTTGTGGGAGTGCTGATCATCGTGCTCCTGCACATCGTCGGAATATCGCTCGCGGTGTAG